The Vicia villosa cultivar HV-30 ecotype Madison, WI unplaced genomic scaffold, Vvil1.0 ctg.000137F_1_1_3, whole genome shotgun sequence genome has a window encoding:
- the LOC131624564 gene encoding hydroquinone glucosyltransferase-like produces MSKTTHIAVIPSPGFTHLVPIVEFTKRLVTNHPNFHITCIIPSLGSLSDSSKSYLETIPPTINSIFLPPINKQATLPSIHQALKSLTSKAPLVAIIADYFAFEALDFAKEFNSLSFLYFPCSAFALSLVLHFPKLDQEVSYEYKDLQEPIKLPGCVPINGIDLPTPTQNRSSEAYKMFLQRAKGLFFVDGILFNSFFELESSVIKALEQKGHGKISFFPVGPITQIGSSSSNDVDDEFECLKWLKNQPQNSVLYVSFGSGGRLSQRQINELAFGLELSGQRFIWVVRAPRDSVNAAYLEATNEDPLRFLPHGFLERTKEKGLILSSWAPQVEILKQNSVGGFLSHCGWNSILESIQEGVPIVAWPLFAEQAMNAVMLSDGLNVAIRLKFEDDEIVEKEEIAKVIKCVMEGEEGKGMRERMKKLKDSAVNALKFDGFSIQTLSQLTRKLESFGRI; encoded by the coding sequence ATGTCAAAAACAACACATATAGCTGTTATTCCAAGTCCTGGTTTTACCCACTTAGTCCCAATAGTAGAATTCACCAAAAGATTAGTCACAAACCACCCAAACTTTCACATCACTTGCATCATTCCCTCACTTGGGTCACTATCAGATTCATCAAAATCATATCTTGAAACAATTCCACCAACCATAAACTCAATCTTTCTTCCACCAATCAACAAACAAGCTACACTACCATCAATTCATCAAGCTTTAAAATCATTGACTTCAAAAGCACCTTTGGTTGCCATAATTGCTGATTATTTTGCATTCGAAGCACTAGATTTTGCAAAAGAGTTCAATTCTCTGTCTTTTCTTTACTTCCCTTGTTCAGCTTTTGCACTTTCACTTGTTTTACACTTTCCAAAActtgatcaagaggtttcataTGAATACAAAGATTTACAAGAACCTATAAAGTTACCAGGGTGTGTACCAATCAATGGTATTGATCTTCCAACACCAACACAAAATAGGTCAAGTGAAGCTTACAAAATGTTTCTTCAACGTGCAAAAGGTTTGTTTTTTGTTGATGGAATTCTCTTTAATAGCTTCTTTGAATTGGAATCAAGTGTTATAAAAGCATTGGAACAAAAGGGTCATGGAAAAATCAGTTTTTTTCCTGTGGGACCCATTACACAAATAGGGTCATCTAGTAgtaatgatgttgatgatgagttTGAATGTTTGAAATGGTTGAAAAACCAACCACAAAATTCTGTTTTGTATGTTTCTTTTGGAAGTGGTGGAAGACTCTCTCAGAGGCAAATCAATGAGCTAGCTTTTGGTTTGGAGTTGAGTGGTCAAAGATTCATTTGGGTTGTGAGAGCACCAAGGGATTCAGTTAATGCTGCTTATCTTGAAGCTACAAATGAAGATCCTTTGAGATTTCTTCCACATGGATTTTTGGAAAGAACCAAAGAAAAAGGTTTGATTTTGTCATCATGGGCACCTCAAGTTGAAATACTTAAGCAAAATTCAGTTGGTGGATTTTTAAGTCATTGTGGCTGGAATTCGATTTTGGAGAGTATACAAGAGGGGGTGCCGATAGTAGCTTGGCCTTTGTTTGCAGAACAAGCAATGAATGCTGTTATGTTGAGTGATGGTCTTAATGTGGCAATAAGGTTGAAATTTGAAGATGATGAGATTGTGGAAAAGGAGGAAATTGCAAAGGTGATTAAGTGTGTGATGGAAGGGGAAGAAGGGAAGGGAATGCGGGAAAGAATGAAGAAATTAAAAGATTCTGCTGTTAATGCACTGAAATTTGATGGTTTTTCAATACAGACTCTATCTCAGTTGACTAGGAAATTAGAAAGTTTTGGTAGGATTTAG
- the LOC131624565 gene encoding uncharacterized protein LOC131624565: MEEATGSSGVGIHWLWAVASAGQMGWGVRSYLKGYPGDSCLMPLKAFTVASLFIGSAASASIFILQSNGIHGVDDLIGAGANLRAKLGLRPRTPNKNMDES; the protein is encoded by the exons ATGGAGGAAGCAACCGGAAGCAGCGGCGTTGGGATTCATTGGCTGTGGGCGGTAGCGAGTGCTGGTCAAATGGGATGGGGTGTGCGTTCATACCTTAAGGGCTACCCAGGGGATTCGTGCCTCATGCCTTTGAAAGCTTTCACTGTTGCTTCTCTCTTCATAGGTAGCGCTGCTTCCGCTTCTATCTTCATTCTTCAATCTAATGGCATCCATGGG GTGGATGATCTCATTGGCGCCGGTGCCAATTTAAGAGCTAAACTTGGGTTACGTCCACGCACGCCGAATAA GAATATGGATGAGTCCTAA